The proteins below are encoded in one region of Defluviitalea raffinosedens:
- the hcp gene encoding hydroxylamine reductase, producing MFCYQCQETAKGSGCTLRGVCGKTGDVSNLQDLLIYTLKGISMYAVEGRKVGVENKEVNKFIMENLFATITNANFDRTDFINRINKALEVREALKQEVVNAGGNVEHITHDAANFMANEEEFDKKAETVGILATENEDIRSLRELITYGLKGMAAYGKHALNLGYESNEIHAFLQKALAATLDDSLSAEDLIALTMETGKHGVDVMALLDQANTSTYGHPEITKVNIGVRNNPAILISGHDLKDMEELLKQTEGTGVDVYTHSEMLPANYYPAFKKYDHFVGNYGNAWWKQNEEFEKFNGPILMTTNCLVPPKDSYKDRVYTTGSVGFEGLKHIAEGKDGRKDFSEIIEHAKKCAPPTEIERGEIIGGFAHNTVLSLADKVVEAVKSGAIKRFFVMAGCDGRMKSRDYYTEFAKALPKDTVILTAGCAKYKYNKLELGDIGGIPRVLDAGQCNDSYSLAVIALKLKEVFELNDINELPISYNIAWYEQKAVIVLLALLYLGVKNIHLGPTLPAFLSPNVAKVLVENFGIGGITNVEDDLKMFMA from the coding sequence ATGTTTTGTTATCAATGTCAAGAAACAGCTAAAGGAAGCGGATGTACTTTAAGAGGGGTATGTGGAAAAACCGGAGATGTATCCAATCTTCAGGACTTACTCATTTATACCCTTAAAGGAATTTCCATGTATGCTGTAGAAGGAAGAAAAGTAGGAGTAGAAAACAAAGAAGTAAATAAATTTATTATGGAGAATTTATTTGCTACCATTACCAATGCAAACTTCGACAGAACAGATTTTATTAATCGTATTAACAAAGCATTAGAAGTGAGAGAAGCATTAAAACAAGAAGTAGTTAATGCAGGAGGAAATGTTGAACACATTACCCATGATGCAGCCAACTTCATGGCAAATGAAGAAGAATTTGACAAAAAGGCTGAAACTGTAGGCATTTTGGCTACAGAAAATGAAGATATCCGTTCCTTAAGAGAACTCATTACCTACGGGTTAAAAGGAATGGCTGCCTATGGAAAGCATGCATTAAACTTAGGCTATGAAAGTAATGAAATTCATGCTTTCCTTCAAAAAGCATTGGCGGCTACACTGGATGACAGCTTGTCTGCTGAGGATCTAATTGCCTTAACCATGGAAACAGGAAAACATGGGGTAGATGTCATGGCGCTTTTAGACCAGGCAAATACTTCCACTTATGGGCATCCTGAAATTACAAAAGTAAATATCGGCGTAAGAAATAATCCTGCTATTTTAATCAGTGGCCATGATTTAAAGGATATGGAAGAATTGCTTAAACAAACAGAAGGCACTGGAGTAGATGTATACACCCACAGCGAAATGCTTCCTGCAAACTACTATCCTGCATTCAAAAAGTATGATCATTTTGTAGGAAACTATGGAAATGCATGGTGGAAGCAAAATGAAGAATTTGAAAAATTCAACGGACCTATTTTAATGACAACCAACTGCCTTGTTCCCCCAAAAGATTCTTATAAAGACAGAGTATACACAACAGGTTCCGTAGGCTTTGAAGGATTAAAACATATAGCAGAAGGAAAAGATGGAAGAAAAGACTTCTCTGAAATCATCGAACACGCAAAGAAATGCGCACCTCCTACAGAAATTGAAAGAGGAGAAATCATTGGAGGATTTGCTCATAATACAGTGCTTTCTCTTGCCGATAAAGTAGTGGAGGCAGTTAAGTCAGGAGCGATCAAACGCTTCTTTGTTATGGCTGGCTGTGACGGAAGAATGAAGAGCAGAGACTACTATACTGAATTTGCAAAAGCCCTGCCAAAAGATACAGTGATTTTAACAGCAGGATGTGCGAAATACAAATACAACAAATTGGAATTAGGAGATATTGGAGGTATTCCAAGAGTATTGGATGCCGGACAATGTAATGACTCTTATTCCCTTGCCGTAATTGCTCTTAAGTTAAAAGAAGTATTCGAATTAAATGACATCAATGAACTGCCGATTTCTTATAATATCGCATGGTATGAACAAAAAGCAGTGATCGTACTTCTTGCATTATTATATCTTGGTGTTAAGAATATTCACTTGGGACCAACCCTGCCAGCTTTCCTTTCTCCAAACGTTGCAAAGGTACTGGTAGAAAACTTCGGCATCGGCGGTATTACAAACGTAGAAGACGATTTAAAAATGTTTATGGCATAA
- a CDS encoding C39 family peptidase: MKKGLVKISLSFLVVFLFVFTLCHIIEKDMVIPVSKQYLWDKERPFAVCQQKKYLNSFKTFAQAANVAREYKNSSIYYYNNKTLIWTNSAKRKSRVILKVPLISQMPELARGCEVTSLAMLLRHAGVKANKMTLAKEIKKDPTPYQKKNGKIYYGHPNVGFVGDIYTFKKRGYGVYHKPIKALAEKYLPGRILDLTGCNWSDVLYFVNTGTPVWVITNGSFKELSDDYFQEWQTPYGPIRITMKEHSVLVTGYDQNYVYVNNPLKSKANQKVPVNDFVKAWVQMGRQAITYIRK, from the coding sequence ATGAAAAAAGGTCTGGTCAAAATTAGCCTGTCATTTCTTGTGGTGTTTTTATTTGTTTTTACATTATGCCATATTATAGAAAAGGATATGGTTATTCCTGTCAGCAAGCAATATCTTTGGGACAAGGAAAGACCTTTTGCAGTTTGTCAGCAGAAAAAGTATTTAAATTCATTTAAAACTTTTGCACAGGCTGCTAATGTTGCCAGGGAATATAAGAATAGCTCCATCTATTATTATAACAATAAAACACTGATTTGGACCAATTCTGCCAAGCGCAAATCCCGTGTGATTCTAAAGGTTCCTCTGATTTCTCAGATGCCTGAACTGGCCAGAGGCTGCGAAGTAACGAGTCTTGCAATGCTGCTAAGACATGCAGGGGTAAAAGCCAATAAAATGACGCTGGCAAAAGAAATCAAAAAGGATCCTACACCCTATCAAAAAAAGAACGGAAAGATCTATTATGGCCATCCTAATGTGGGATTTGTAGGAGATATTTATACTTTTAAAAAAAGAGGATATGGTGTATACCATAAGCCAATCAAAGCATTGGCAGAGAAGTATTTACCCGGAAGAATTCTGGATTTGACAGGATGTAATTGGAGTGACGTATTATATTTTGTGAATACTGGCACTCCCGTATGGGTGATTACCAATGGCAGTTTTAAAGAATTAAGCGATGACTATTTTCAGGAATGGCAAACCCCATATGGTCCAATACGCATTACGATGAAAGAACACTCCGTTCTTGTAACGGGCTATGATCAAAACTATGTTTATGTCAATAATCCTTTGAAATCAAAAGCTAATCAAAAAGTGCCTGTGAATGATTTTGTTAAGGCATGGGTACAGATGGGCAGGCAGGCCATTACTTATATAAGAAAATAG
- a CDS encoding YesL family protein has protein sequence MLKGFFDLDGPFNRIGTLVFDIIFLNFLWFIFSIPIFTVGASTTALFYVMGKKVRNEDGYIWRDFWKSFKLNFRQSTVIWLILLVAFLIARFNLSNSYLFGNMGKILVVFQYAVLLQLIFITIYVFPLLSRFYMSIAGVIKMAFFMANRHLLTTIVCIVLLVAIFLLTWTVPVFMFVAVSLYALSSAYFIEKVLHKYMPQKEDGPSDETVSEE, from the coding sequence ATGCTTAAAGGATTTTTTGACTTGGACGGGCCTTTTAATCGTATAGGGACCCTTGTTTTTGATATCATTTTTTTAAATTTTTTATGGTTTATTTTTAGCATTCCGATTTTTACCGTAGGTGCATCTACGACAGCACTTTTCTATGTCATGGGAAAAAAAGTAAGAAATGAAGACGGATATATCTGGAGAGATTTTTGGAAAAGCTTTAAATTGAATTTCAGGCAATCTACAGTAATTTGGCTTATTTTGCTTGTCGCTTTTTTAATTGCTCGGTTTAATTTAAGCAATTCCTATTTATTTGGTAATATGGGAAAAATACTGGTTGTATTCCAATATGCTGTTTTACTGCAGCTGATTTTCATCACTATTTACGTTTTCCCTCTTTTGTCCAGATTTTATATGAGCATTGCGGGCGTAATAAAGATGGCCTTCTTTATGGCAAACAGGCATCTTTTAACAACCATTGTATGTATTGTTTTATTAGTGGCGATTTTCTTATTAACCTGGACGGTACCTGTTTTTATGTTTGTAGCGGTGAGTCTTTATGCACTTTCATCTGCCTATTTTATAGAAAAGGTATTGCATAAATATATGCCTCAAAAAGAAGACGGGCCTTCAGATGAAACTGTATCGGAAGAATAA
- a CDS encoding DNA topoisomerase III, protein MGKILVIAEKPSVGKDIAKVLGCNQKGEGCLIGEKYVVTWAIGHLVRLLEPEEYDEKYKRWAYETLPIIPEQMKTKPERKTKKQFDILKKLMNSKEIDSLVCATDSGREGELIFRYIYEAVKCKKPFKRLWISSMTDTAIRKGFESLRPGEEYDALYYSAKCRSEADWLVGMNATRAFTIRYNVLLSIGRVQTPTLSILVQRQKEIDTFVPKDYWEVKADFSGFKGLWTDLENHETRIFEEEKALDIARKVRGKQGIIKDLSEEKKKQPPPLLYDLTELQRDGNKMFGFSASKTLSIAQGLYEKRKMITYPRTDSRYVSTDMIPVLKSTLRKLNIPLYSRFVKPILDMDKLPVSKRIVDDSKVTDHFAIIPTDTVPKLENLTEDEKKIYGLIVKRFFAVFYSDYEYTVTKVITEIENEFFVTKGKTVSQLGWMLFYKNDAKKNEEEQELPVLKKGDPVTAFDVKTEKKKTTPPKPYTEASLLSAMENAGRLVEDEELKEQLKDSGLGTPATRASIIERLIQVGYVVRKGKALYPTEKGMKLIEIVPEELKSPEMTGKWEKGLSSIVKKKMDPQKFMESIIRYVYFIVEESTKSENPITFPEETQKKRAKKSVSLGKCPLCSKGDIKENTKAFYCTKWKDGCKFTIWKNSLEQYGQAITPKMVKELLKNNKIKGIHIILPQTHEKATADLQFKPDGNGAVELINVNRI, encoded by the coding sequence ATGGGGAAAATATTAGTTATTGCAGAAAAACCCTCTGTAGGCAAAGATATTGCCAAAGTTTTAGGATGTAACCAAAAAGGCGAGGGCTGCCTTATAGGAGAGAAGTATGTTGTAACCTGGGCCATAGGCCATCTGGTAAGACTATTGGAACCAGAGGAATATGATGAGAAATATAAACGCTGGGCCTACGAGACTCTTCCCATTATTCCAGAGCAGATGAAAACAAAACCTGAGAGAAAAACAAAAAAGCAGTTTGATATCCTTAAGAAACTTATGAATTCCAAAGAAATTGATTCTCTTGTTTGTGCGACGGACAGCGGAAGAGAAGGGGAATTGATTTTCAGATATATCTATGAAGCAGTCAAATGTAAAAAGCCTTTTAAAAGACTTTGGATTTCCAGTATGACCGATACGGCAATAAGAAAAGGTTTTGAATCTTTAAGACCGGGAGAAGAATATGATGCCCTTTATTATTCAGCAAAATGCCGTTCGGAGGCAGACTGGCTGGTGGGAATGAACGCAACTCGCGCCTTTACCATCCGGTACAATGTACTTTTATCTATTGGGCGGGTGCAGACTCCAACTTTGAGTATTTTGGTGCAGAGACAGAAGGAAATTGATACCTTTGTTCCAAAGGACTATTGGGAAGTAAAAGCAGATTTTAGTGGCTTTAAGGGACTATGGACTGATCTTGAAAATCATGAAACAAGAATTTTCGAAGAAGAAAAAGCTTTAGACATTGCACGCAAAGTAAGGGGTAAGCAGGGGATCATTAAAGATCTGTCAGAAGAAAAGAAAAAGCAGCCTCCTCCTCTCTTATATGATCTAACAGAGCTTCAAAGGGACGGGAACAAAATGTTTGGTTTTTCTGCCAGCAAAACTTTATCCATTGCTCAGGGATTATATGAAAAGAGAAAGATGATTACTTATCCGAGGACCGACAGCCGATATGTCAGTACGGATATGATTCCTGTGCTTAAAAGTACCTTGCGTAAATTAAATATTCCCCTATACAGCAGATTTGTAAAACCGATATTGGATATGGACAAACTGCCTGTTTCTAAAAGAATTGTGGATGACAGTAAGGTAACGGATCATTTTGCAATTATTCCAACAGATACAGTTCCCAAACTGGAAAATCTGACAGAGGACGAAAAAAAAATTTATGGGTTAATTGTCAAGCGATTTTTCGCAGTATTTTATTCTGATTATGAATATACCGTTACCAAAGTGATTACTGAAATAGAAAATGAGTTTTTTGTGACCAAAGGGAAAACCGTTTCTCAATTGGGATGGATGTTGTTTTATAAGAATGATGCCAAAAAGAATGAGGAAGAACAAGAACTGCCTGTTCTGAAAAAAGGCGATCCTGTCACAGCTTTTGATGTAAAGACCGAAAAGAAAAAGACAACTCCTCCAAAGCCTTATACGGAAGCATCCTTATTATCTGCTATGGAGAATGCCGGACGACTGGTAGAAGACGAAGAGTTAAAAGAGCAGCTAAAAGACAGTGGGCTTGGAACCCCTGCCACAAGAGCTTCTATTATAGAGCGGCTTATTCAAGTGGGATATGTTGTTAGAAAGGGAAAAGCTCTTTATCCTACAGAAAAAGGGATGAAATTAATTGAGATTGTGCCGGAAGAATTAAAATCTCCGGAGATGACAGGTAAGTGGGAAAAAGGCCTTTCATCCATTGTGAAAAAGAAAATGGATCCCCAAAAATTTATGGAAAGTATTATCAGATATGTTTACTTCATTGTTGAGGAATCCACAAAATCAGAGAATCCCATTACTTTTCCTGAAGAAACTCAAAAGAAAAGAGCTAAAAAGTCAGTGTCTCTGGGGAAATGTCCTTTATGCAGTAAAGGGGATATAAAGGAGAATACCAAAGCATTTTATTGTACCAAATGGAAAGATGGGTGTAAATTTACCATTTGGAAGAATAGCTTGGAACAATATGGACAAGCCATTACGCCCAAAATGGTTAAGGAACTCCTTAAAAATAACAAGATCAAAGGGATTCATATTATTCTGCCCCAGACTCATGAGAAAGCCACTGCAGATTTACAGTTCAAACCGGATGGCAACGGAGCAGTGGAGTTGATTAATGTAAACAGAATATAA
- a CDS encoding FprA family A-type flavoprotein, with product MKKITDNVFWVGKNDDRKVPFHRLILERGTTYNSYLLTTGKPTVIDTVDIAFAKEYVDNLKEVIDLNTIEYIVINHVEPDHAGALPALAARAKNAKIVTTKLGSELLKDMFKLHNREFIIVHDGDRLDIGGKILQFFETPYLHTEETMITYSIDDKTLFPCDIFSTHIANNELFNDLAAGEYIEDFKVYYKLIMGPHRPYVREMLRKINKLEIDMIAPSHGYILRENAHDFIRMYDEMSSLVDDASSKKVTIVFSTMTGNTTKIAGKLAEGLKESGIEPYVFNLKNSNLDEVLDRIQISDGVLIGSSTKYGDMVGNVEELLQALKNMEAKGKLSAAFGSFGWSGEGITHIENYLNDSGFTVINQKYLILNRGIDTPAFPLRIKFADEESLHTAYEAGKIFGEQVLTH from the coding sequence ATGAAAAAAATAACAGACAATGTATTTTGGGTAGGAAAAAATGACGACAGGAAGGTACCATTTCACAGATTAATTTTGGAGAGAGGGACAACCTATAACAGTTATCTTTTGACAACCGGAAAACCTACAGTGATTGATACAGTAGATATTGCCTTTGCGAAGGAATATGTTGACAACCTTAAAGAAGTCATTGATCTTAATACCATTGAATATATCGTAATTAACCACGTTGAACCAGATCATGCAGGAGCTCTTCCGGCACTGGCAGCCAGAGCAAAAAATGCTAAAATTGTAACAACCAAGCTGGGCAGTGAACTTTTAAAAGATATGTTTAAACTGCATAATCGTGAATTTATCATTGTTCATGATGGGGACAGATTAGACATAGGAGGGAAAATCCTGCAATTCTTTGAAACACCGTATCTTCATACGGAAGAAACAATGATCACTTACAGTATTGACGATAAAACTCTATTCCCCTGCGATATTTTCAGTACTCATATAGCTAATAATGAACTTTTTAATGATTTGGCTGCGGGTGAGTATATTGAAGATTTCAAGGTGTATTATAAACTCATTATGGGGCCCCACAGACCATATGTCCGTGAGATGCTTAGGAAAATCAATAAATTGGAGATTGATATGATTGCGCCATCCCATGGTTATATATTAAGGGAAAATGCCCATGATTTTATCAGAATGTATGATGAAATGAGCAGTTTAGTGGATGATGCAAGCTCCAAAAAGGTAACGATTGTTTTTTCAACCATGACAGGGAACACCACAAAAATTGCCGGGAAACTAGCTGAAGGTCTTAAGGAATCAGGTATTGAACCCTATGTATTTAACTTAAAGAATTCCAATTTAGACGAGGTTTTAGACCGAATTCAAATTTCCGATGGGGTTTTGATCGGAAGTTCCACAAAATACGGCGATATGGTAGGGAATGTGGAAGAATTACTTCAAGCTCTGAAAAACATGGAAGCAAAGGGAAAACTCTCAGCAGCCTTTGGTTCCTTTGGCTGGAGTGGAGAAGGTATTACCCATATAGAAAACTATTTGAATGACTCCGGGTTTACAGTAATCAATCAAAAATATCTTATACTCAACAGGGGAATAGATACACCAGCATTTCCTCTCAGAATAAAATTCGCCGATGAAGAAAGTTTGCACACTGCTTATGAGGCAGGAAAGATTTTTGGAGAACAAGTATTGACCCATTAA
- a CDS encoding methyl-accepting chemotaxis protein — translation MFFKKKRSNEIVNNDSDEVVNMNEQSLREDEIKDSVKNIYGQILQTIEKHASINVQHGELAALAEQMNKSVNEVNSVVERSDQNIVELSEISEILSTISKESGDQAKEGQVAADKLYKIITYLEKGSQELSMKMMELEKRSNEINMINQTIRNIASQTNLLALNAAIEAARAGESGRGFAVVANEVKKLAEETTKSAKNIEELIKNIQNDIIETLEKNKKNEETIGKGIQMSQVVNEKVTGMESGFQQMQLKINDVDQSIGIQRQYSNEILKQTKISGELLMSMNDKLISHVEKASIVDEYLQNHLKELKDIIA, via the coding sequence ATGTTTTTTAAAAAGAAAAGAAGTAACGAGATAGTGAATAATGACTCAGATGAAGTTGTGAACATGAATGAGCAATCTTTAAGGGAAGACGAGATTAAAGATAGTGTAAAGAATATATATGGGCAGATCCTTCAGACAATAGAAAAACATGCAAGCATTAATGTTCAGCATGGAGAATTAGCCGCCCTTGCAGAACAGATGAATAAGTCTGTTAATGAAGTCAACTCGGTGGTTGAACGGTCCGATCAAAATATCGTTGAATTATCTGAGATAAGCGAGATATTATCAACCATATCCAAAGAATCTGGAGATCAAGCAAAAGAAGGGCAAGTGGCAGCGGACAAACTCTATAAAATCATTACATATCTTGAGAAAGGCTCCCAGGAACTTTCAATGAAAATGATGGAACTGGAAAAAAGATCTAATGAAATCAATATGATTAATCAGACCATAAGAAACATTGCAAGTCAAACCAATTTATTAGCTTTAAATGCAGCGATAGAAGCAGCCAGGGCTGGGGAGTCTGGAAGAGGTTTTGCGGTGGTAGCCAATGAAGTAAAAAAATTAGCCGAAGAAACAACAAAAAGTGCCAAAAATATCGAAGAACTCATTAAAAATATACAGAATGATATTATAGAAACTTTAGAAAAGAATAAGAAGAATGAGGAAACCATTGGGAAAGGCATCCAAATGAGTCAAGTGGTGAATGAAAAAGTAACAGGTATGGAAAGCGGTTTTCAGCAAATGCAGCTGAAAATAAATGATGTGGATCAAAGTATTGGGATTCAAAGACAGTACTCCAATGAAATATTAAAGCAGACAAAAATATCTGGGGAGTTACTTATGAGCATGAATGACAAATTAATCAGTCATGTTGAAAAAGCAAGCATAGTGGATGAATATTTGCAAAATCACTTAAAAGAATTAAAAGACATTATAGCATAA
- the tnpA gene encoding IS200/IS605 family transposase: MDENSLSHTKWDCKYHIVFAPKYRRQEIYGKKKKEIGKILRELCDWKGVQIIEANACPDHIHMLVAIPPKLSISSFMGFLKGKSSLRIFEKFGNLKYKYGNRHFWCRGYYVSTVGRNKKAIEQYIKNQLHEDMMSDQISLKEYMDPFKGSK, encoded by the coding sequence ATGGATGAAAATAGTTTATCACACACCAAATGGGATTGCAAATATCATATAGTATTTGCACCAAAGTATAGAAGACAAGAAATATATGGAAAGAAAAAGAAAGAGATAGGAAAGATATTACGGGAGTTATGTGATTGGAAAGGAGTGCAGATAATAGAAGCCAATGCATGCCCAGACCATATACATATGCTAGTAGCAATTCCACCAAAATTAAGTATATCAAGCTTTATGGGATTTCTAAAAGGGAAAAGTAGTTTAAGGATATTTGAGAAGTTCGGGAATCTCAAATATAAATATGGAAATAGACACTTTTGGTGCAGAGGATATTATGTGAGTACGGTAGGGAGAAATAAAAAGGCAATAGAACAATATATAAAAAATCAATTACACGAAGATATGATGTCAGATCAAATAAGTCTAAAAGAATACATGGACCCTTTTAAGGGTAGCAAGTAG
- a CDS encoding pyridoxamine 5'-phosphate oxidase family protein, translating to MNKTMSSEELREAIEEFMLEHRSASLATCKDNVPRSSPVQFFLGKDLSVFILSAGGEKFDAIKANPNVCLLVNTEYINYRKIKGVQVFGKATTNMEAPEIFEEAKVYCPEPFLMDHEGERLKVIKIIPQKIVYLDSLEDGDRTKQILDLKANRVQIKEDELGLAKL from the coding sequence TTGAATAAGACGATGTCTTCGGAAGAACTCAGAGAAGCGATTGAAGAGTTTATGCTGGAACATAGGTCTGCATCCCTTGCAACCTGTAAAGATAATGTTCCAAGGAGTAGTCCGGTACAGTTTTTTCTGGGAAAAGACTTAAGCGTCTTTATACTTTCGGCAGGGGGTGAAAAATTCGATGCGATTAAAGCCAATCCCAATGTTTGCCTGCTTGTCAATACTGAATATATCAACTACAGGAAAATAAAAGGGGTACAGGTATTTGGCAAAGCAACTACCAACATGGAGGCACCGGAAATTTTCGAAGAAGCAAAGGTTTACTGTCCGGAACCATTTTTGATGGATCATGAAGGAGAACGCTTAAAAGTCATCAAAATTATTCCTCAGAAAATCGTATATCTGGATTCTCTGGAAGATGGGGACAGGACAAAACAGATCTTAGACCTTAAGGCGAATCGTGTACAAATCAAGGAAGATGAATTGGGATTGGCAAAGTTGTAA
- the abc-f gene encoding ribosomal protection-like ABC-F family protein: protein MLLLEAKNIKKYFGDRLILDIEGLNIYSEDRIGIVGVNGAGKTTLINVLSKKLEPDEGWVKLYGNYSHISQLDAPDGQTLSNEMASKFGVPRTWSMYMSGGEKTRFKLAIALEEKSALIFADEPTSNVDMEGIELMEKRFEEYNEALLIISHDRDFLDRLCNKILEIEHGKIKIYNGNYSDYAAQKKQEVERAQFEYEAYIKEKKRLQEVILETKQKVKSIKKAPRRMGNSEARLHRKIGNQKAKANLERAIKNIEKRIEHLEVKEKPKEQESIKLDLQDANKIYSKILIEGRNIYKAFGDKMIFENAEFSIYNSSKIALIGPNGCGKTTLIKMIMNKEAPVKVAQGAKIGYFSQDMSILKDDLSIIENIMESSIYPENFVRTLLARLLFKREDVYKKVNVLSGGERVKVSFAKILLQDINLLILDEPTNYMDINSLEVVENALKDYDRTLLFVSHDRRFVESVANHIMTIENYKIKTFKGTYKEYLASKDTAKRSNEKEEIQKQILILQNRLSEVIGKLSMPSPKDDVEALDREYYEILGQIKELKNML from the coding sequence ATGTTATTGTTAGAAGCAAAAAATATAAAAAAGTACTTTGGTGATCGATTGATTTTGGACATTGAAGGATTAAATATTTATTCTGAAGACAGAATAGGTATTGTAGGCGTCAATGGAGCAGGAAAGACTACATTAATCAATGTATTGAGCAAAAAATTAGAACCGGATGAGGGTTGGGTGAAATTATACGGAAATTATTCCCATATTTCGCAGCTGGATGCCCCTGATGGTCAAACGCTCAGTAATGAGATGGCTTCAAAATTTGGCGTACCAAGGACATGGAGTATGTATATGAGCGGTGGGGAAAAAACAAGGTTTAAACTTGCCATTGCACTGGAAGAAAAAAGCGCTCTGATTTTTGCAGATGAGCCGACCAGTAATGTGGATATGGAAGGCATTGAGTTAATGGAAAAAAGATTTGAAGAATATAATGAGGCCCTGCTGATTATTTCCCATGACAGAGATTTTTTAGATCGATTATGTAATAAAATTCTGGAGATAGAACATGGGAAGATCAAAATTTATAATGGAAATTACAGCGATTATGCTGCTCAAAAGAAGCAGGAAGTTGAAAGAGCACAATTTGAATATGAGGCATATATCAAGGAAAAAAAGAGACTTCAGGAAGTGATCCTTGAGACCAAACAGAAGGTAAAAAGTATTAAAAAAGCTCCAAGACGAATGGGAAATTCTGAAGCCAGACTTCATAGGAAAATAGGAAACCAAAAAGCAAAGGCGAATTTAGAAAGAGCCATAAAGAATATAGAAAAAAGAATAGAGCATCTGGAGGTTAAAGAAAAACCTAAAGAACAAGAAAGCATCAAATTGGATTTGCAGGATGCCAATAAAATCTACAGCAAAATCCTTATTGAAGGCAGGAATATTTATAAGGCATTTGGAGATAAAATGATATTTGAGAATGCCGAATTCAGCATTTATAATTCTTCAAAGATTGCTTTGATTGGTCCTAACGGCTGCGGAAAAACGACTTTGATTAAGATGATTATGAATAAAGAAGCACCGGTTAAAGTTGCCCAAGGGGCAAAGATAGGGTATTTTAGCCAGGATATGAGTATTTTAAAGGATGACTTAAGTATCATAGAAAATATAATGGAAAGCAGCATTTATCCTGAAAATTTTGTAAGAACACTCCTTGCAAGGCTGCTCTTTAAGAGAGAAGATGTTTATAAAAAAGTGAATGTTCTTAGCGGAGGAGAAAGAGTTAAAGTTTCCTTTGCCAAAATATTATTGCAGGACATCAATCTCCTTATACTGGATGAACCTACAAATTATATGGACATCAATTCTCTTGAAGTAGTGGAAAATGCTTTAAAGGACTATGACAGAACTCTTTTATTTGTTTCCCATGACAGAAGATTTGTAGAATCTGTGGCGAACCACATTATGACGATTGAAAATTATAAAATCAAAACATTTAAGGGAACTTATAAAGAATATTTAGCCAGTAAAGATACAGCAAAACGCAGTAATGAAAAAGAAGAAATCCAAAAGCAAATTCTTATACTGCAGAATCGCCTTTCGGAAGTTATAGGTAAGCTCTCCATGCCTTCTCCAAAAGATGACGTAGAAGCCTTAGACAGAGAATATTATGAAATCCTAGGACAAATAAAAGAGCTTAAAAATATGCTTTAA